The proteins below come from a single Maylandia zebra isolate NMK-2024a linkage group LG23, Mzebra_GT3a, whole genome shotgun sequence genomic window:
- the LOC143415021 gene encoding uncharacterized protein LOC143415021 — protein MEKLDDVTVSVLKAASIDERMLLTLTRDDLRDLFSGPEHFLRRKHVWSIIHPEEDHPLPQKPETTSSPRVVATGPPTADANASQLKTLQLPSPPEYVLYTDSELEQCRKSYLELACSGREQACVMSKELRCRLVRNTITSMVSLLRASQGQMERYPSKTEITAMAKKVVEYYPMLQDNDASVKHESINAKLQKRLQNMKTPVKRQGPTPERGRPKRRLTDLYPRDEEADDEDADRSSSSGASTLLSPVRNSDNASTSSDKDSRQIQARHYKTLQEMCKKAKPNQEDVSQLLDLEFEARRSFIDSDTMKEENRACLILDAYPCFKELHHALGELRRILDPHNNKFISQVKLRWEEFCSRVEFYGVSKKAMNPPMTMDKTEAHLALMKALPTLFPTPAHPPKKMGNASEAFLHVLKPTEDPDAVLQKRSLSCPVVMFDGCKCVIAVGNLPVTTFDKEKIGEAMIYVMAYFYALHLTYPKCVATLLSVIQTEVLQDAIHEHDTTSSYRKALAEWHAFIGK, from the exons ATGGAGAAGCTGGATGATGTAACAGTATCTGTCCTTAAAG ctGCAAGCATTGACGAGCGCATGCTTTTAACATTGACCCGTGATGATCTGAGGGACCTTTTTTCTGGGCCTGAGCACTTTCTCAGAAGAAAACATGTGTGGTCAATAATTCATCCTGAG GAAGACCATCCGCTACCACAGAAACCTGAAACAACTTCTTCACCCAGGGTAGTTGCAACAGGCCCTCCAACTGCTGATGCTAATGCAAGCCAGCTGAAAACCTTGCAGCTCCCCAGTCCTCCGGAATATGTTCTGTACACCGACAGTGAGTTGGAGCAATGCCGAAAGAGTTACCTGGAGTTGGCCTGCTCCGGCAGGGAACAGGCATGCGTCATGTCAAAAGAACTGAGATGCAGATTGGTGAGAAATACAATCACAAGTATGGTGTCCCTTTTGAGAGCAAGCCAAGGCCAAATGGAGCGATACCCCTCTAAGACCGAAATCACTGCAATGGCTAAAAAAGTTGTGGAATATTATCCTATGCTGCAGGATAATGATGCAAGCGTAAAACAC GAGAGCATTAATGCCAAGTTacaaaaaaggctgcaaaataTGAAAACCCCAGTAAAAAGGCAAGGACCAACACCGGAGAGGGGACGGCCCAAGAGAAGGCTCACTGACCTCTACCCAAGGGATGAAGAAGCTGATGATGAAGATGCTGATCGCAGTTCTTCCAGTGGTGCATCTACTCTGTTATCACCTGTCAGAAATTCTGACAATGCCTCCACTTCAT CTGACAAGGATAGTCGGCAAATACAAGCAAGACATTACAAAACATTACAAGAAATGTGTAAGAAGGCAAAACCAAACCAAGAAGATGTGTCCCAGCTATTAGACCTCGAGTTTGAAGCCAGAAGATCCTTCATTGACTCAGACACCATGAAAGAGGAGAACAGAGCTTGCCTCATCTTGGATGCATATCCATGCTTTAAAGAATTGCATCAT GCGTTGGGTGAGCTTCGCAGAATTTTGGATCCCCACAACAACAAGTTCATCAGTCAAGTAAAACTGAGATGGGAAGAATTCTGCTCCAGGGTAGAGTTCTACGGTGTGTCAAAGAAGGCAATGAATCCACCAATGACCATGGACAAAA CTGAAGCCCACCTTGCACTGATGAAGGCTCTTCCAACCCTCTTTCCCACACCTGCCCATCCACCAAAAAAGATGGGGAATGCTTCTGAAGCATTTCTACATGTCCTGAAG CCTACAGAAGATCCAGATGCTGTCCTCCAGAAACGAAGCTTGTCATGTCCAGTAGTGATGTTCGATGGCTGCAAGTGTGTCATTGCTGTTGGTAATTTACCAGTTACAACATTTGACAAAGAAAAAATTGGTGAGGCTATGATATATGTGATGGCATACTTTTATGCACTCCATCTGACTTACCCCAAATGCGTGGCAACCCTGCTGTCTGTCATTCAGACAGAAGTTCTCCAGGATGCCATTCATGAGCATGACACTACATCATCTTACAGAAAAGCCCTGGCAGAATGGCATGCATTTATTGGAAAGTAG